One Pleuronectes platessa chromosome 9, fPlePla1.1, whole genome shotgun sequence genomic region harbors:
- the LOC128448627 gene encoding uncharacterized protein LOC128448627 isoform X1: protein MNIIFLSSLLGVVPHVAAFKGSLEASVSVKPPGPNIYLGESVLLQCTVESLAAFVKSYRWFRSKPHRAATPRHLVSGDSYFITAVTQEYADRYWCQAECRENRTEFELKARLVSLGVSELPPPSLSLTPDTRQMFSGECFTLQCLTSQTNSSGWKLVHFSPDLKAGTSNLTVHYSPPGGSMSPYKSEAFVLTAASGTSGVYWCEGARGPSNAVNITVSYGDIILKTQASPVFTGDDVTLCCQYQSGEHKQTSFFKNGALIDSNSSSGSDRVIKMTLKNVTREDEGFYRCASHDRQLQSPESWLSVRPDRGNFTSEETPASTGSWKWIIASCGILLLIVIPLTVWLVCHYRYQKFCTWSCWPVSKQEVPAGVLPATKLDVTEVQWDLSWMEMSNLLEKDSYCGT, encoded by the exons ATGAACATCATCTTTTTGTCTTCACTGCTGG gtgtAGTTCCCCATGTTGCTGCATTTAAAG GATCTCTGGAGgccagtgtctctgtgaagcCTCCAGGGCCAAACATCTACCTGGGTGAGAGTgtgctcctgcagtgcacagtgGAGTCCCTCGCTGCTTTCGTGAAGAGCTACCGGTGGTTCAGGTCCAAACCACACAGGGCTGCCACCCCCAGGCACCTGGTCTCTGGTGACAGCTACTTCATCACAGCGGTAACACAGGAGTACGCCGACAGGTACTGGTGCCAAGCCGAGTGTCGGGAGAACCGGACTGAGTTTGAGCTAAAGGCCCGGCTGGTCTCGCTCGGAGTGTCAG AGTtgccccctccctcgctctctctgactcctgaCACCAGACAGATGTTCAGTGGGGAGTGTTTCACTCTGCAGTGCCTCACATCTCAGACTAACTCCTCAGGGTGGAAGCTGGTGCATTTCTCTCCTGACCTAAAAGCAGGGACCTCAAACCTCACCGTTCACTATTCACCACCAGGAGGTAGCATGAGCCCTTACAAGTCTGAAGCATTTGTGCTCACTGCTGCCAgtgggaccagtggagtgtactGGTGTGAGGGCGCCAGGGGCCCCAGCAACGCAGTCAACATTACAGTAAGCT atggcgacatcattctgaagacccaagcctcccctgtgtttacgggtgacgatgtcaccttgtgttgtcAGTATCAGAGCGgcgaacacaaacaaaccagcttctttaaaaacggagcattgattgactctaacagttcgtccggttcagaccgagtcataaagatgactcttaagaatgtgacacgggaagatgaaggcttctacaggtgtgcgtcccacgacagacagctgcagagtccagagagctggttatcagtgagaccggacagag gaaacttcacatcagaggagactccagcctccactg ggtcctggaaatggatcattgcttcatgtgggattctacttctgatcgtcattcctttgactgtttggctcgtttgtcactacag gtaccagaagttctgcacttggagctgctggccagtttccaaacaggaagttccagcaggggtgcttcctgcgACCAAGctggatgtgacggaggtgcagtgggacctgtcctggatggagatgtccaacctgttggaaaaggattcttattgtggcacttaa
- the LOC128448627 gene encoding uncharacterized protein LOC128448627 isoform X2, with protein sequence MNIIFLSSLLGVVPHVAAFKGSLEASVSVKPPGPNIYLGESVLLQCTVESLAAFVKSYRWFRSKPHRAATPRHLVSGDSYFITAVTQEYADRYWCQAECRENRTEFELKARLVSLGVSELPPPSLSLTPDTRQMFSGECFTLQCLTSQTNSSGWKLVHFSPDLKAGTSNLTVHYSPPGGSMSPYKSEAFVLTAASGTSGVYWCEGARGPSNAVNITVSYGDIILKTQASPVFTGDDVTLCCQYQSGEHKQTSFFKNGALIDSNSSSGSDRVIKMTLKNVTREDEGFYRCASHDRQLQSPESWLSVRPDRGSWKWIIASCGILLLIVIPLTVWLVCHYRYQKFCTWSCWPVSKQEVPAGVLPATKLDVTEVQWDLSWMEMSNLLEKDSYCGT encoded by the exons ATGAACATCATCTTTTTGTCTTCACTGCTGG gtgtAGTTCCCCATGTTGCTGCATTTAAAG GATCTCTGGAGgccagtgtctctgtgaagcCTCCAGGGCCAAACATCTACCTGGGTGAGAGTgtgctcctgcagtgcacagtgGAGTCCCTCGCTGCTTTCGTGAAGAGCTACCGGTGGTTCAGGTCCAAACCACACAGGGCTGCCACCCCCAGGCACCTGGTCTCTGGTGACAGCTACTTCATCACAGCGGTAACACAGGAGTACGCCGACAGGTACTGGTGCCAAGCCGAGTGTCGGGAGAACCGGACTGAGTTTGAGCTAAAGGCCCGGCTGGTCTCGCTCGGAGTGTCAG AGTtgccccctccctcgctctctctgactcctgaCACCAGACAGATGTTCAGTGGGGAGTGTTTCACTCTGCAGTGCCTCACATCTCAGACTAACTCCTCAGGGTGGAAGCTGGTGCATTTCTCTCCTGACCTAAAAGCAGGGACCTCAAACCTCACCGTTCACTATTCACCACCAGGAGGTAGCATGAGCCCTTACAAGTCTGAAGCATTTGTGCTCACTGCTGCCAgtgggaccagtggagtgtactGGTGTGAGGGCGCCAGGGGCCCCAGCAACGCAGTCAACATTACAGTAAGCT atggcgacatcattctgaagacccaagcctcccctgtgtttacgggtgacgatgtcaccttgtgttgtcAGTATCAGAGCGgcgaacacaaacaaaccagcttctttaaaaacggagcattgattgactctaacagttcgtccggttcagaccgagtcataaagatgactcttaagaatgtgacacgggaagatgaaggcttctacaggtgtgcgtcccacgacagacagctgcagagtccagagagctggttatcagtgagaccggacagag ggtcctggaaatggatcattgcttcatgtgggattctacttctgatcgtcattcctttgactgtttggctcgtttgtcactacag gtaccagaagttctgcacttggagctgctggccagtttccaaacaggaagttccagcaggggtgcttcctgcgACCAAGctggatgtgacggaggtgcagtgggacctgtcctggatggagatgtccaacctgttggaaaaggattcttattgtggcacttaa
- the LOC128448627 gene encoding uncharacterized protein LOC128448627 isoform X3, whose protein sequence is MNIIFLSSLLGVVPHVAAFKGSLEASVSVKPPGPNIYLGESVLLQCTVESLAAFVKSYRWFRSKPHRAATPRHLVSGDSYFITAVTQEYADRYWCQAECRENRTEFELKARLVSLGVSDGDIILKTQASPVFTGDDVTLCCQYQSGEHKQTSFFKNGALIDSNSSSGSDRVIKMTLKNVTREDEGFYRCASHDRQLQSPESWLSVRPDRGNFTSEETPASTGSWKWIIASCGILLLIVIPLTVWLVCHYRYQKFCTWSCWPVSKQEVPAGVLPATKLDVTEVQWDLSWMEMSNLLEKDSYCGT, encoded by the exons ATGAACATCATCTTTTTGTCTTCACTGCTGG gtgtAGTTCCCCATGTTGCTGCATTTAAAG GATCTCTGGAGgccagtgtctctgtgaagcCTCCAGGGCCAAACATCTACCTGGGTGAGAGTgtgctcctgcagtgcacagtgGAGTCCCTCGCTGCTTTCGTGAAGAGCTACCGGTGGTTCAGGTCCAAACCACACAGGGCTGCCACCCCCAGGCACCTGGTCTCTGGTGACAGCTACTTCATCACAGCGGTAACACAGGAGTACGCCGACAGGTACTGGTGCCAAGCCGAGTGTCGGGAGAACCGGACTGAGTTTGAGCTAAAGGCCCGGCTGGTCTCGCTCGGAGTGTCAG atggcgacatcattctgaagacccaagcctcccctgtgtttacgggtgacgatgtcaccttgtgttgtcAGTATCAGAGCGgcgaacacaaacaaaccagcttctttaaaaacggagcattgattgactctaacagttcgtccggttcagaccgagtcataaagatgactcttaagaatgtgacacgggaagatgaaggcttctacaggtgtgcgtcccacgacagacagctgcagagtccagagagctggttatcagtgagaccggacagag gaaacttcacatcagaggagactccagcctccactg ggtcctggaaatggatcattgcttcatgtgggattctacttctgatcgtcattcctttgactgtttggctcgtttgtcactacag gtaccagaagttctgcacttggagctgctggccagtttccaaacaggaagttccagcaggggtgcttcctgcgACCAAGctggatgtgacggaggtgcagtgggacctgtcctggatggagatgtccaacctgttggaaaaggattcttattgtggcacttaa